CCAGCGCTCGATGGTCGACGTCGTCGACCAGCTCGACCTCTCGATCACCCACATCAAGGTGCTCACCGCCCTGGCCACGACCGACGAGCCGCTGTCGGTCAAGGCGCTCGCCGAGCGCCTGGGGCTCTCGCTGCCGGGCACGAGCCGCACCGTCGACGGCCTCACCCGTCGCGGCTGGCTCGCGCGCAGCGAGGACCCCGACGACCGGCGCGTGCGCCGCGTCGCGCTGACCGCCGAGGGCCGCGCGGTCTTCGAGCGCGTGCAGCACGCGCGCCTCGAGGGCCTCGAGGCGTGGGCGGCCGACCTCGCGCCCGAGCTGCGCGCCCGCCTCCTCGACGTCCTGCGCGACGTCGTCCCCACCACGAAGACCGAGGACCCCGCATGACCGACGCCCTGCGCACCCGCCTCATCACCGACGCCAACCGCCGGTGGTGGACGCTCGGCGCGATGTGCTTCGCGCTGTTCATGGTGATGCTCGACAACACCGTGGTGAACGTCGCGCTGCCGGCGATCCAGGAGGACCTCGGCGCGTCGATCAGCGGCCTCGAGTGGACGATCAACGCCTACACGCTGAGCTTCGCCGTCCTGCTCGTCGCCGGCGGCCGGCTGGGCGACCTCTTCGGCCGGCGGCGGATGTTCCTCTTCGGCGTCGTCGTCTTCGCCGCGGCCAGCGGGCTCATCGCCCTGGCCCAGACCGAGACGTGGCTCGTGACCTTCCGCGCGGTCCAGGGCCTCGGCGCCGCGTTCATGATGCCGGCGACCCTCTCGATCATCACGCAGGCCTTCCCGCCCGAGGAGCGGGGCAAGGCGATCGGCACCTGGGCCGGCGCGTCGGCCGTGGCGCTGGCCATCGGCCCCGTCGTCGGCGGCCTGCTCGTCGAGTCGGTCTCCTGGCAGTCGATCTTCCTGCTCAACCTGCCCGTCGCGGTGCTCGCGGTCGTCGTGACGCTGTTCGCCGCGCAGGAGTCGCGCGACGAGACCGCGCCGGCGAAGGTCGACGTCCCGGGCACCGCCGCGCTGACGCTCGGGCTCGCGTCGCTCGTGCTCGCGCTCGTCGAGGGCAACACGTGGGGCTGGGGCTCGACCGAGGTCGTCGCGCTGCTCGCCGCCGCCGTCGTCGGGCTCGTCGCGTTCGCCGTCGTCGAGACACGGGTGGCGCACCCGATGGTCGACTTCTCCTTCTTCCGCGACCGGACGTTCTTCGGCGCCAACGTCGTGGCGTTCATCGTGAGCTTCGCGATGCTCGCGATGTTCTTCTTCCTCGCGCTCTACATGCAGAACGTGCGGGGCTACGACGCGCTCGAGGCGGGCGTGCGGTTCCTGCCCTCGACGCTCGTGATCATCGTCGCCGGGCCGGTGGCCGGACGGCTGGCCGACCGCGTCGGGCCGCGACCGCTCATCGCCTCGGGCCTCCTGCTCGTCGCGATCTCGCTGTTCTGGCAGGGCCACCTCGCGCCCGACACCTCCTACGCGGCGACGCTCCTGCCGTCGTTCGTGCTCATGGGCCTCGGGATGGGCCTGGTGATGTCGCCGATGTCGCTGGCCGCGATGAACGCGGTGGACCGCACGAAGGCCGGCGTCGCCTCGGGCACCCTGTCGATGAGCCGGATGGTCGGCGGCACGTTCGGCGTGGCGGCGATGGGCGCGCTCATCACGGGCATCGGGCGCAGCGAGCTGGCGGACGCGCTGCCGCGCGTGCCCGAGACCGCGCGCGACAAGCTGGCCGAGGGCCTGGGCGCCGGCGGCGGCGAAGCGGCGAACGCCTCGCCGCAGGTCGCCGACGCGGTGCGCGACGCGTTCCTCACCGCGCTCAACGACGGCCTGCGCGTCGGCGCGGTGGTCGCGGCGCTCGGCGCGCTGCTGGCGTGGCTGCTCATCGACGCCAAGCGCCCGGCGGGCGACGCGGCGACGGTGCCGGGCGCGGTCCCGGCCGCCCCGGCGGTCGACGCCGACGCCGTCCGCGCCTAGCGGCAGACTCGGGGCGGTGCTGGTCCTCGACCGCCCCGAGCCCGACCGCCTGCGCGAGCTGCTCGCGCGCGACGAGTTCTTCTGGCTCGACCTCCACGGCGCCACCGAGGAGGAGCTGGCCGACGTGGGGCAGCTGCTCGAGCTCCCGGGCCTCGCGCTCGAGGACTCCCAGGAGATGCACCAGCGGCCGAAGCTCGACGACTACGGGCGCGCGGTGCTGCTGGTCTTCTACGGCGTCGACGCGCGCTGCGGCCTGGTCGAGGTCCACCTCCACATCTCCGGCGACTTCCTGCTGACGGTGCGCGACAGCACGTGCTCGCACCTCGAGGCGGTCAAGGAGGAGGCGGCGCGGCGCGACGACGCCACCGAGGAGGGCGTCGTCGCCCTGGTGCTCGACGCGCTGACCGACTCGTTCACGCCGGCGCTCGACGCCGTCGAGGGCGACGTCGAGGAGCTCGAGGACGCGCTGCTGGGCCGGCCGACGGTGGCCCAGCGCCGCGCCCTGCTGGACCGCCGCAACGACCTGGGCCGCCTGCGCCAGCGGGCGATCGCCCAGCGCGAGCTGCTCGAGCAGGGCAAGGACGTCATCCACCGCGTGCCCGGCCTGGAGAGCGAGGGCGAGGACGAGCTGCTGCGCGACGTCCACGACCACCTCGTCGTGGTCGGCCAGCGCTGCGAGCGGCTGCTGGCCCAGCTGGCGTCCGCGCTCGAGCTGCACCTGTCGCTCGTCGGGGCGCGCCAGAACGAGGTGGTGGAGCGCCTGACGCTCGTGTCGACGATCTTCCTGCCGCTGTCGGTCCTCACCGGCTTCTTCGGCATGAACTTCGGCTGGCTGGTCGACCACATCGATCCGCTGTGGGCCTTCCTGGTCTACGGCCTGGGCGGCATGACCGGCGCCGTCTGCGTCCTGCTGCTGTACCTGCGGCATCTGCGGCGCGCCGAGTAGTCCTCCTTCCCCGTTCCTCCTCTATCTTCCCGCCCCTATGGCGGTCGATCTCAAGCAGGTTTCACAGGTGGAGACGGAGCCCGGCGAGCTCCCCAAGACGATGGCCGCGTGGGTCATCCGCGAGGAGCGCCAGGGCGAGCCGCGCGACGCGTTCCAGGTCGAGGAGATCGAGGTGCCCGAGCCCGGCGCCTTCGAGGTCATCGTCCGCGTCATGGCTGCCGGCGTCAACTACAACAACGTCTGGGCGGCCCTCGGCGAGCCGATCGGCGTCTGGCGCTACGGCGACCACCCGGAGTTCGGCCACCACATCGGCGGCTCGGACGCCTCCGGCGTCGTCTGGAAGGTCGGCCCGGGCGTCACGCGCTGGAAGGTCGGCGACGAGGTCGTCATCCACTGCAACCAGACCTCCTACGAGGACCCCGAGGTCCACGGCCTCGACCCGATGGCCGCGCCGTCGCAGCGGATCTGGGGCTACGAGACCACCTGGGGCTCCTTCGCGCAGTTCACGAAGGTCCAGGCCCAGCAGCTGCTGCCCAAGCCCAAGGCGCTGACCTGGGAGGAGGCCGCGTCCTACGGCCTCGTGTACTTCACCGCGTACCGCATGCTCATGACCCGCTGCAACCTGCAGGCCGGCCAGCGGGTCCTGGTCTGGGGCGGCGCGGGCGGCCTGGGCGTCTTCGGCATCCAGCTCTGCAAGGCCGCGGGCGCGGAGTGCGTCGGCGTCGTCTCCTCCGAGGAGAAGGGCGAGCTCGTCAAGCAGCTCGGCGCGGTCGACTACATCAACCGCGACGAGTTCAAGGGCATGATGCGCCGCGGCGGCGAGAGCGCCGACGAGGAGAAGGAGCGCTTCAAGGTCATGCGCGCCTTCGACAAGCGCGTCAAGGAGCTGCTCGGCGACAAGCCCGACATCGTCTTCGAGCACGTCGGGGCCGCGACCTTCCCGACCTCCGTCTTCACGGTCAAGCCGTTCGGCAAGGTCGTGATCTGCGCCGGCACCACCGGGTACACGCTCGACTTCGACGTGCGCTACCTGTGGATGAAGCAGAAGGAGATCATCGGCTCGCACTTCGCCAACGCGTACGAGTGCACGAAGGCCAACGAGCTGATCGAGTCCAACGTCATCCGCCCGGTCCTGTGGCGCACGCTGGGCTTCGACGGCGTCGGTGAGGCCCACCAGCTCATGCGCGACAACCAGCACCTGGGCAAGATCTCGATTCTCGTCGGCGCCGAGGAGACCGGCCAGGGCAAGACCGCCGAGGGCCCGGGCGCGATCTACGCCGAGGTCGGTGCCTAGGGCCGTGGCCGCCGTCGTCCACATTCCCTGGTACGCCACGGTCTTCCGCGGCGACAAGCTCGAGGCGGCGCTGGAGGACATCGCCAAGGTCTCCGTCCGCTACGGCGCGAAGTCCTTCGCCGTCTACCGCTACAACGACGACCGCTACAAGTTCCTCCAGGTCGCCGAGTTCGAGGACAAGACCGACTGGGAGCGCTACTGGGACTCCCCGGAGTTCACCGACTGGCGCATCGCCAACCAGTCCTACTTCCAGGTGCCGGTCGTCTACGGCATGACCGACCTCGTCGTCGCGGGGACGGTCAACCCGGAGCTCCTGCGCTCCGCCGCGGTCCCCGCCGGGGAGACCGAGGGCGACCTCGCGGGCTAGCGCCCGCCGCTGGTCGTCGTGCTCGTCGAAGGGCCCGCCTCGTGCGGGCCCTTCGTCGTCGTGGGGTCCGGTCGGCGCTCGGGCCGAGACCGTCGTGCCCGGACCACGGCGCACACGATCGCCGCGACGTCCTCGGGCTCCTCGTGCTCCCAGAAGCGCAGGACGGTCCAGCCGCGAGCTCGCAGCGCGGCGGTGTTCCGGGCATCGCGGGCCTGGTTGGCCAGGAGCTTCTGGCGCCAGTAGGCGGCGTTGTGCCTGGGCGCGTGGAAGTGGTCCGGGCAGCCGTGCCAGAAGCACCCGTCGACGAAGACCGCGACCCGCACGCGGGTGAAGACCACGTCGCCGCGGGTGATCTGGCGTGGCCCGTCGCCCCAGCGCAGCGGGAGGTCCTTGCGGAAGCGCTCGCCGCGGCGGTGCAGGGCCGACTCACAGAGGCGCGGCACTCCACGCGACTCCCGTGACGACGGGGTCTGACCCCGAGCACCGGCGACGCGACACGCCCTGGCACCACCATGCGACGGGGTCTGACCCCGAGCACCGGCGATGCGACACGCCCTGGCACCACCATGCGACGGGGTCTGACCCCGAGCACCGGCGATGCGACAGGCCCTGGCACCACCATGCGACGGGGTCTGACCCCGAGCGCGCGGAGGGCCCGGCGTCCGTGCCGGGCCCGTTCGCGGGGGTCAGGGTCTGCAGGGGGTCAGACCCTGGCGCTCCTCCTAGGCGGTCGCAGGGGTGACGACCGCCAGGCTGATGCCGTCCTCGCCGTCGGCGGCGTGGACGGTGGTGCCGTCGGGGAGCTCGCCGGCGAGGATCGCGCGGGTGAGCTCCTTCTCCAGCGTGCGGCGGACGTGGCGCTGGAGCGGGCGGGCACCGAAGTCGGCGTCGAAGCCCTCCTCGGCGAGGCGGGCGACGAGGGCGTCCTCGACCTCGAGCTCGATCCCCCGCTCCTGGCGCAGGCGGTCGGCGACGCGATCGACGACCATGCGCGCGATCCGGACGACCTGGTCGCGGGCCAGCGGCTGGAACGTCACGACCTCGTCGATGCGGTTGAGGAACTCGGGCAGGAACGCCTGCTTGGCGGCCGCGACCATCTTGGACGCATCACCCGCCTCGCCGGCCTCCGCCGCCGTGAAGCCGAGGCCGCGCTTGGCAGCACCGGCGCCGAGGTTCGACGTCATCACCACGACGGTGTTCGTGAAGTCCACCGTGCGGCCCTCGCCGTCGGTGAGCCGGCCGTCGTCGAGGAGCTGGAGCAGGACGTTCCAGACCTCGGGATGGGCCTTCTCGATCTCGTCGAGCAGGACGACGGAGTACGGGCGGCGACGGACCGGCTCGGTGAGCTGGCCGCCCTCGCCGTAGCCGACGTAGCCGGGCGGGGACCCGATGAGCCGCGCCACGGTGTGCGCCTCGCGGAACTCCGACATGTCCAGGCGCACGAGCGCGTCCTCGGTGGCGAAGAGCCGCTCGGCCAGCGCCTTGACGAGCTCGGTCTTGCCCACGCCGGTCGGGCCGAGGAAGAGGAACGAGCCGACGGGACGGTCGCCCTCGCTCAGGCCGACGCGGGCGCGGCGGATCGTCTCGGCGACCGCCTCGACCGCCTGCTCCTGGCCGACGACGCGGCGGTGCAGGTCGTCCTCGAGGTGGATGAGGCGCTCCAGCTCGGCGGCCACCAGCTCCCCGACGGGGATGCCGGTGCGGGCGGCGACGACCGCGGCGACCTCGGCCTCACCCACCACGGGGCGGCCGGTGTCGTCCTGGGAGGCCTCGGCGTCGGCGATGCGGCGCTTGAGCTCCGCCGCGCGCTCGAACTCCTCGGCCGCGACGGCCTCGGCGAGCTGCTCGCGCAGCCCGACGACGGCGCCGGGCCCCTCGGGCGCGGCGAGCCGCACGCGGGCGGCCGCCTGGTCCATGAGGTCCAGCGCGCTGTCGGGCAGCTGCTGCTCGGTCAGGTAGCGGTCGGCCAGGCGGGCCGCGGCGGCGAGCGCCGCGTCCTCGATGCGCGTCTCGTGGTGGGCCTCGTAGGCGTCACGGACGCCGCGCAGGACCTCGACGGTCTCCTCGACCGACGGCTCCTCGACGAGGATCGGCGAGAAGCGGCGGGCCAGCGCGCCGTCGCGCTCGACCTTCTTGTACTCGCGCAGCGTGGTCGCGCCGACCATCCGCAGGTCACCGCGGGCGAGCAGCGGCTTGAGGATGTTGGCCGCGTCCATCGCGCCCTCGGCGCCGCCGGCGCCCAGGACGGTGTGCAGCTCGTCGACGAACAGGACGATCCGGCCCTCGGAGGCACGGACCTCCTCGAGCGCGGTGCGCAGGCGCTCCTCGAACTGGCCGCGGTACTGGGCACCGGCGACCATGCCGGTGAGGTCGAGCGCCACGAGACGGGCGCCACGCAGCGTGACCGGGACGTCGTCGTGGGCGATGCGCAGCGCAAGGCCCTCGGCGATGGCGGTCTTGCCGACGCCGGGCTCGCCGATGAGCACGGCGTTGTTCTTGCGCCGGCGCGCGAGCACCTCGACGGTCTGCGCGATCTCGTCGTCGCGCCCGATGACCGGGTCGATCCGGCCGTTGCGGGCGTCGTCGGTGAGGTCACGGCCGAACTCGTCGAGCGCGGGGGTCTGGGACTGCGGCTGGCGCTGCGCGCCGGCACCGCGGCCCTGCGCGGGGCCGAACGGGCCCTGGGCGCCGGGGAAGCCGGTGAAGCTCGCGCCCTGAGCTCGGGCGAGCTGGGCGGCGCAGCTCTCGCAGAGGGCCGCCTCGCGGCGGGCACCGTCCTGGGCGAGAACGACCCGGACCGCGCTCGGGCGCTGGCCGCAGGCGTTGCAGAGGGAGATGGAAGTGGAGTCGGGCATCGTGTCCTGATCTACGTCGATGTGACTGAGATCGTAGCACCGTTGCAAGCGCAACTTCCGGGACGGGAGTGCCGCGGTTGACCACCAACGCATCGCGATGTATCGTGACTGCTCACAACACAGTCGACCGACAGGAGCCTGCAGATGCACCACGGCATCTCGATCACCGGCTGGGAGGCCTTCGGGCCCCGTCCCGGCCACCGCTTCCACATGCACGGCCGCGGCCGGCCCGGCCCGCGTGGCGGCCGCGTTCCGCACCGTGACCCGTTCGGGCCCTCTGGCGGCCCCGAGCGCTGGGGCCGCGGGCCCCGCGCCGCGCGCGGCGACGTCCGCGCCGGCATCCTCGCCCTGCTGGCCGAGGAGCCCATGCACGGCTACCAGGTCATGCGCGAGCTGACCGAGCGCAGCGGCGGCGCCTGGCGCCCCAGCCCCGGCTCGGTCTACCCCACCCTCCAGCAGCTGCAGGACGAGGGCCTCGTCCGCAGCGAGGAGGCCGAGGGCGGCCGCAAGGTGTTCCACCTGACCGACGAGGGCCGGCCCGCCGCCGAGGGGGCCGTCCACCCCCAGGCCCCGTGGGACGCCGTCAAGGCGGCCGAGGGCGGCGACGCCTCCGACCTGCGCGACGTCGTCGGCGGCCTGCTCGGGGCGACCCGGCAGATCGCGTTCGGCGGCACGCCGGAGCAGGTCGCCAAGGCGCGCGAGGTCCTGGTCGAGGCGCGCAAGCGCCTGTACCGGATCCTCGCCGACGACGAGGACTAGGCGGGCCTGCCCGAGGAGACCGGGCGCTCCGGACCGGAGGGTCCTGACGCCCGGTCTCCGCGGGCTGGACACCGCTCGCCCTGCGCGGGCCGCCGTTCGCCGCGGCTCCGTTCAAGCCCACGCAGGATGCGTCGATCGGTCCGCTTGAGCCGCGCAGTCCCTCGCGGCCGTCCTGGGGAGGACCTCCATGCTGAAGTTCCGCTGGACCGTCGGGCGCCGCGTGGGCGCCGCCTTCGTCGCCGTCATCGCCGTCTTCATCGGGGCACTCGGCCTCAGCCTGCACAAGACCGCCGTCTCCGAGGACGCCTGGCAGGTCGTCGGCAAGGCCGGCGCCCTCACCGCCGCCGGCGAGCGCCAGGTGGCGGGGACGACCGCCGAACGCGCGGCTCAGGCCCTCCTCGCCGCGACCGGCGACCGCCGCTACGAGCAGGTCTTCGCCGACGCCGTGAAGGGGACGGTCAGCGCCGAGGAGGCGATCTCCGCCATCGGCGACCCGGAGATCGAGCGCATCTCCGCCGCGGCGGCGACCTTCGACCGCCAGCACGACGCCACGATCGAGGAGCGACTCTTCCCCGCCGTCCGCCGCGGCGACCGCGCCGCCGCCCTGGCCGCGCTGCGCCAGGCCGACGGCTTCGTCTCCCGCGCCCTGGCCGGCAGCCGCTCGATCGCCGCGCGCCTCACCCAGCGCGCGCAGGCCGCGGAGGACCGCGCCAAGGCCAGCGCCGCCAGCGCGCGCCGGCTCGGCATCCTCGCCGCGGTCGCCGGCGTCCTGCTCGCCGCCGCCATCGCCACCATCGTGGTGCGCCGCCTCACGATCGGCCTGCGCGGGCTGTCGCGTGCCGCCGGCGGCCTCGCCGAGGGCGACGTCGACCAGCACCTCGAGGCGCGCGGGGACGACGAGCTCGCCGAGGCCACCCGTGCCTTCGCCGCCGTCGTCGACCACCTCCGCGCCCTCAGCGAGAGCGCCGAGGCCGTCGCCGACGGCGACCTGCGCCAGGAGGTCCGCCTCGCCTCGGACCGCGACGCCCTGGGCCGCGCCTTCGCCGGGATGCTCGAGGAGCTGCGCCGCCTCGTCGGGCGCATCACGGCGACCGCCGACCGCGTGGGCACCGCCGCGGACCACATGGCCTCCGGTGCCCGCCAGAGCCGCCAGGCGGTGGGCGAGATCGCCGGCGCCGTCGGCGAGGTCGCCACGGGCGCCGAGCGCCAGGTCGAGACGATCAACGCCGCGGCCCGCGTCACCTCCGACGTCGCCCAGCGCAGCTCCGGCGCCGCCGACGCCGCCCGCGACACCGCCGAGGCGGCCGCCCTGGCCCGCCAGGCCACCGGCGGCGGGCTCGACGCCGTCGCCCGCGCCACGAGCGCGATGGAGGGCGTCCGGGAGGCGTCCGGTGAGGTCACCGAGGCCATCCGCCTGCTCGGGGAGCGCTCCGAGCGCATCGGCTCGATCGTCGACACCATCGGCGGCATCGCCGAGCAGACGAACCTCCTCGCCCTCAACGCCGCCATCGAGGCCGCGCGCGCGGGCGAGCAGGGCCGCGGCTTCGCCGTCGTCGCCGACGAGGTCCGCAAGCTCGCCGAGGAGTCCCAGACCGCGGTGAGCCGCATCGCCGAGCTCGTGGGCGAGATCCAGCAGGACACCGCCCGCACCGTCGAGCTCGTCGACGCCTCGACCGGCCGCACCCGCGAGGGCGCCGAGACCGTCGCCGAGGCCCGGGCCTCCTTCGAGGACATCAGCCGCCACGTCGACGACGTCGACGGCCGGGTCGCCGGCATCGCGCAGGCCGCGGAGCAGATCGCGGGCCACAGCGCCGACGTCGAGCGCGAGATCGGCGACGTGGGCGCCGTCGCCGAGCAGACCTCCGCCGCCACCCAGCAGCTCAGCGCGTCGGTCCAGCAGACCGAGGCCGCGGCCGTCGAGGCCGAGACCTCCGCGGAGGAGCTGAAGGCCGTCGCCACCGAGCTGCGCGAGCTCGCGCGGGCGTTCAGCGTCTAGCGGCCGCCCGCGGACGGCCGGGCCTAGGCGGCCCGGTCGGCCTTCGCGCGCTCGATGTCCAGCCGCATCTTGTTCACCGACTGGCGGATGATGCGGCTGACCTGCATCTGGGAGACGCCGACGCGCTGGGCGATCTCCGTCTGGGTCATGTCGGCCTCGAAGCGCAGGCGCAGGACCTCGCGATCGCGCTCGCTGAGGACCTCCATGGCGTCGTCGAGCAGGACGCGCATCTCGGCGCGCTCGAGCTCGACGTCCTTGCCGCCGAGGGAGTCGGCCAGCGTGACGTCCTCGCCCGTGGGCTCGTCGAGCGAGCGGGTGCGCCGGGCGCCGGCGGACTGGATCGTCGCCAGCACCTCCTCGAAGGGGGCGTCGACGGCGTCGGCGAGCTCCTGCACGGTCGGCGAGCGGCCCAGCTCGTTGGTGAGCTCGTCGCGCTTCTTGGCGACGACGAGCTGGAGCTCCTGGAGGCCGCGCGGGACGCGCACCGACCACGTCTTGTCGCGGAAGTGGCGCTTGATCTCACCCAGCACGGTGGGCGTGGCGTAGGACGAGAACCGCACCTCCCGCGAGAGGTCGAAGCCGTCGATGGCCTTCATGATCCCGACGCACGCGACCTGCACCAGGTCGTCGAGCGGCTCCCCGCGGCCGGCGTAGCGCCCGGCGAGGGCGCGCGCCAGGGGGAGCATCTCCTCCGCGAGCTGGTCGCGGGCTCGCATGTCGCCGCCGACGTGGTAGCGCCGCAGCAGCTCCTGCTCCCGCGCCGCACGCGCGGCGTTTGCGATGTGTCCGCCCTCGTCCAAGGGCGCTGGAGTCTACCCCTGCTCGAGCGGAGCCATGGTGAGCCCCGCGTCGTTGAGCTGCTCCCAGTAGTGCTCGGCCAGCTCGCGGTGTCCGGACCAGACGACGGCGAGCCCGCGGTGGTGGATCGTGTCGGCGATCCGGTAGCCGTCGTCCACCGTCACGCCCGGCAGGACGCGCGAGAGCGTGAACGCGACGTGGTCGAAGGTGTTGTGGTCGTCGTTGCGCACGATGACGCGCCAGGCGCCGCCGAGGGCGCCTTCGGGACCACTGGTGAGAGGGAGCTCGATCGTCTGGGACATGGACGACCGTGCATTGAAGCGGGTCAGGCCCGCTTTTCCCAGTAGCGGTGCAGCCCGCCGTACAAGGTGTCGGGCGGCATCGCCCGGAAGTACGCGTCCGAGCCGCCCGTGCGCCGCTCGATCTCGCGCACGAAGACGTCCTCGTCGCCGTCGCGGGCGATCTCGGCCAGGCGGTGCAGCTCGCTGATGACCGTCTCGAGCTGGTGCCGGGCGTCGGGGAACGTACCGAAGTGCGCGATGGCGACCGCCGAGGGGTCCCAGGCGGCCACGAGCTCGGCCGAGCGCTCCCACGCCTCGACGTCGATGTCCGGCGGCGGCGTGGGCGGCAGGATTGGCCCGTCGCCCACGCGCACGCCGGCCACGTCACCGCAGCAGGCGATGCCCGTGTCGCGGTGCAGGTAGCAGGCGTGGTGGGACGCGTGGCCGGGCGTGTAGTGCCACTCGAAGGGCCCGATCGAGCCGGACTCGCCCTCGAGCGCCGTCACGTGCGCCGCGTCGACGGGGACGATCTCGCCCCACAGCGTCCTCATGCGCTCCTCGCCGTAGAGGCGCGTCGCGCTGCTGACCAGCCGCGACGGGTCGATGACGTGCTTGGCGCCGCGCTCGTGGACCCAGACCTCGGCGTCGGGCCAGCGGCGCAGCAGGACGCCCGTGGCCCCCGCGTGGTCGAGGTGGATGTGCGTGAGGCAGACCGCGCGCAGCTCGAAGTCGTCGGGCAGCGAGGCCACGAGCGTGTCGGCCGAGGAGGCCGGGCCCGGGTCGACCAGGACGTCGTCGAAGCGGTGGCAGCAGATCGCCTGCTCGGTCCCCTGGAACAGGACGTCGTGCTCGGCGTGCGTCGTGGCGTCGCTCATGCCCCGCGCACCTTACGATCCAGCCATGGAG
The DNA window shown above is from Conexibacter sp. SYSU D00693 and carries:
- a CDS encoding MarR family winged helix-turn-helix transcriptional regulator gives rise to the protein MSPAQLAEAMGACWTDVMRHGQRSMVDVVDQLDLSITHIKVLTALATTDEPLSVKALAERLGLSLPGTSRTVDGLTRRGWLARSEDPDDRRVRRVALTAEGRAVFERVQHARLEGLEAWAADLAPELRARLLDVLRDVVPTTKTEDPA
- a CDS encoding MFS transporter produces the protein MTDALRTRLITDANRRWWTLGAMCFALFMVMLDNTVVNVALPAIQEDLGASISGLEWTINAYTLSFAVLLVAGGRLGDLFGRRRMFLFGVVVFAAASGLIALAQTETWLVTFRAVQGLGAAFMMPATLSIITQAFPPEERGKAIGTWAGASAVALAIGPVVGGLLVESVSWQSIFLLNLPVAVLAVVVTLFAAQESRDETAPAKVDVPGTAALTLGLASLVLALVEGNTWGWGSTEVVALLAAAVVGLVAFAVVETRVAHPMVDFSFFRDRTFFGANVVAFIVSFAMLAMFFFLALYMQNVRGYDALEAGVRFLPSTLVIIVAGPVAGRLADRVGPRPLIASGLLLVAISLFWQGHLAPDTSYAATLLPSFVLMGLGMGLVMSPMSLAAMNAVDRTKAGVASGTLSMSRMVGGTFGVAAMGALITGIGRSELADALPRVPETARDKLAEGLGAGGGEAANASPQVADAVRDAFLTALNDGLRVGAVVAALGALLAWLLIDAKRPAGDAATVPGAVPAAPAVDADAVRA
- a CDS encoding magnesium transporter CorA family protein, coding for MLVLDRPEPDRLRELLARDEFFWLDLHGATEEELADVGQLLELPGLALEDSQEMHQRPKLDDYGRAVLLVFYGVDARCGLVEVHLHISGDFLLTVRDSTCSHLEAVKEEAARRDDATEEGVVALVLDALTDSFTPALDAVEGDVEELEDALLGRPTVAQRRALLDRRNDLGRLRQRAIAQRELLEQGKDVIHRVPGLESEGEDELLRDVHDHLVVVGQRCERLLAQLASALELHLSLVGARQNEVVERLTLVSTIFLPLSVLTGFFGMNFGWLVDHIDPLWAFLVYGLGGMTGAVCVLLLYLRHLRRAE
- the ccrA gene encoding crotonyl-CoA carboxylase/reductase — protein: METEPGELPKTMAAWVIREERQGEPRDAFQVEEIEVPEPGAFEVIVRVMAAGVNYNNVWAALGEPIGVWRYGDHPEFGHHIGGSDASGVVWKVGPGVTRWKVGDEVVIHCNQTSYEDPEVHGLDPMAAPSQRIWGYETTWGSFAQFTKVQAQQLLPKPKALTWEEAASYGLVYFTAYRMLMTRCNLQAGQRVLVWGGAGGLGVFGIQLCKAAGAECVGVVSSEEKGELVKQLGAVDYINRDEFKGMMRRGGESADEEKERFKVMRAFDKRVKELLGDKPDIVFEHVGAATFPTSVFTVKPFGKVVICAGTTGYTLDFDVRYLWMKQKEIIGSHFANAYECTKANELIESNVIRPVLWRTLGFDGVGEAHQLMRDNQHLGKISILVGAEETGQGKTAEGPGAIYAEVGA
- a CDS encoding very short patch repair endonuclease — its product is MPRLCESALHRRGERFRKDLPLRWGDGPRQITRGDVVFTRVRVAVFVDGCFWHGCPDHFHAPRHNAAYWRQKLLANQARDARNTAALRARGWTVLRFWEHEEPEDVAAIVCAVVRARRSRPERRPDPTTTKGPHEAGPSTSTTTSGGR
- a CDS encoding ATP-dependent Clp protease ATP-binding subunit; this encodes MPDSTSISLCNACGQRPSAVRVVLAQDGARREAALCESCAAQLARAQGASFTGFPGAQGPFGPAQGRGAGAQRQPQSQTPALDEFGRDLTDDARNGRIDPVIGRDDEIAQTVEVLARRRKNNAVLIGEPGVGKTAIAEGLALRIAHDDVPVTLRGARLVALDLTGMVAGAQYRGQFEERLRTALEEVRASEGRIVLFVDELHTVLGAGGAEGAMDAANILKPLLARGDLRMVGATTLREYKKVERDGALARRFSPILVEEPSVEETVEVLRGVRDAYEAHHETRIEDAALAAAARLADRYLTEQQLPDSALDLMDQAAARVRLAAPEGPGAVVGLREQLAEAVAAEEFERAAELKRRIADAEASQDDTGRPVVGEAEVAAVVAARTGIPVGELVAAELERLIHLEDDLHRRVVGQEQAVEAVAETIRRARVGLSEGDRPVGSFLFLGPTGVGKTELVKALAERLFATEDALVRLDMSEFREAHTVARLIGSPPGYVGYGEGGQLTEPVRRRPYSVVLLDEIEKAHPEVWNVLLQLLDDGRLTDGEGRTVDFTNTVVVMTSNLGAGAAKRGLGFTAAEAGEAGDASKMVAAAKQAFLPEFLNRIDEVVTFQPLARDQVVRIARMVVDRVADRLRQERGIELEVEDALVARLAEEGFDADFGARPLQRHVRRTLEKELTRAILAGELPDGTTVHAADGEDGISLAVVTPATA
- a CDS encoding PadR family transcriptional regulator, whose translation is MHHGISITGWEAFGPRPGHRFHMHGRGRPGPRGGRVPHRDPFGPSGGPERWGRGPRAARGDVRAGILALLAEEPMHGYQVMRELTERSGGAWRPSPGSVYPTLQQLQDEGLVRSEEAEGGRKVFHLTDEGRPAAEGAVHPQAPWDAVKAAEGGDASDLRDVVGGLLGATRQIAFGGTPEQVAKAREVLVEARKRLYRILADDED
- a CDS encoding methyl-accepting chemotaxis protein, encoding MLKFRWTVGRRVGAAFVAVIAVFIGALGLSLHKTAVSEDAWQVVGKAGALTAAGERQVAGTTAERAAQALLAATGDRRYEQVFADAVKGTVSAEEAISAIGDPEIERISAAAATFDRQHDATIEERLFPAVRRGDRAAALAALRQADGFVSRALAGSRSIAARLTQRAQAAEDRAKASAASARRLGILAAVAGVLLAAAIATIVVRRLTIGLRGLSRAAGGLAEGDVDQHLEARGDDELAEATRAFAAVVDHLRALSESAEAVADGDLRQEVRLASDRDALGRAFAGMLEELRRLVGRITATADRVGTAADHMASGARQSRQAVGEIAGAVGEVATGAERQVETINAAARVTSDVAQRSSGAADAARDTAEAAALARQATGGGLDAVARATSAMEGVREASGEVTEAIRLLGERSERIGSIVDTIGGIAEQTNLLALNAAIEAARAGEQGRGFAVVADEVRKLAEESQTAVSRIAELVGEIQQDTARTVELVDASTGRTREGAETVAEARASFEDISRHVDDVDGRVAGIAQAAEQIAGHSADVEREIGDVGAVAEQTSAATQQLSASVQQTEAAAVEAETSAEELKAVATELRELARAFSV